A window from Myripristis murdjan chromosome 11, fMyrMur1.1, whole genome shotgun sequence encodes these proteins:
- the ncdn gene encoding neurochondrin gives MSESSITEVPATGGEEQAGGGGESERDRGGGGGGGGGGGGGLTDAQREVLEKCLHTLRHTTNDSHTLAALLLITRLCPANQLDKPTLRRIFEAVGINLPARLLVTAVRGSESCRLPPEELLSLGTALLAALSTDTDMASHPQLLTTVPLLLRILAEGPKWTQQAAQGMESQCREGVETERTHTRQSQGGEAQSAEISNTTDKPEQSPTGETETSKQKDKEDNSSAPQEHSLSPQLDEAIAADCYQVLTAVCALPRGPDQLLTRGAVPALCQALEQNQTLSHKRGLALLGCILSGKTRDKAWRKHPTELLALLVRVSKEFCQAKDQARLDMCTQLVQFLPPAGGMAESEELKGVVASVWEVLRPMIQAKLTPGQIGPILVLSACLLDLYGWEHVGPPKFCCLLVNRACVEVRMGLEEPPGSDLTTELQHTLTGCYRIMEAAIEQACSAGVPQGAAAERSATSGLTLQQSRQVLRVLEEAFSAVIYHLQQVDPSRYGDPFIYATFRSLCSWLAEETSCLKEEVTGLLPFLIGYSRSHLQGESPEQGLSSWMSEMSVSEEGGAWTSKTPLRYLLPALCHLSAEEGPRKVLLTLDTPALLVDFLSQCWSSLKGKGGGVAAARDPSMETACSALLNFTVTEPERVRKDPCFKTLEVLLSEALPVLVYKPRLVVLAANYCTLGLMMGRLKPAPAGPVDASQRRFFSAALRFLRGALDSDAGSGSGSSSGSGPARVSLSWEEWWDEAAELWRLGLQALGGCIRAQPWITGLIIEEGWLKHTLTMLGLCSALPDQHTQEALEEALCAMADQCPLCKQQIGDTMMRNDKAALSCMGNLRKSVGVK, from the exons ATGTCTGAGAGCAGCATCACCGAGGTCCCCGctacaggaggagaggagcaggcaggaggaggaggagagtcagagagggacagaggaggaggaggaggaggtggaggcggtGGAGGTGGAGGCCTGACTGATGCACAGAGGGAGGTTTTGGAGAAGTGTCTCCATACGCTCAGACACACTACAAACGACAGCCACACACTGGCTGCCCTGCTCCTG ATCACCCGTTTGTGTCCAGCTAACCAGCTAGACAAGCCCACCTTGAGGCGCATCTTTGAGGCTGTGGGCATTAACCTTCCAGCCCGGCTGCTGGTGACAGCAGTCAGAGGGAGTGAGAGCTGCAGGCTGCCCCCGGAGGAGCTCCTGTCTCTGGGCACTGCTCTGCTGGCCGCCctgagcacagacacagacatggcCTCCCATCCTCAGCTCCTCACCACCGTTCCACTTCTGCTGAGGATCCTCGCTGAGGGTCCCAAATGGACCCAGCAAGCCGCCCAGGGAATGGAGAGCCAATGCAGAGAAGGGGTGGAGACTGAAAGGACTCACACGAGGCAGAGTCAGGGTGGTGAGGCTCAGTCGGCAGAGATTTCAAACACAACAGATAAGCCTGAGCAGAGCCCGACTGGAGAGACTGAAACCAGTAAACAGAAGGACAAGGAGGACAATTCATCAGCGCCTCAGGAACACTCTCTGTCCCCCCAGCTGGATGAGGCCATAGCCGCCGATTGCTACCAGGTGTTGACTGCGGTGTGCGCCTTACCCAGGGGTCCCGACCAGCTGCTGACGCGGGGGGCCGTCCCAGCTCTGTGCCAAGCACTCGAGCAAAACCAGACTTTGAGCCACAAGAGGGGGCTTGCCTTGCTGGGCTGCATCCTCTCGGGTAAAACCAGGGACAAAGCATGGAGGAAACACCCCACTGAGCTCCTGGCTCTCCTGGTCAGGGTGTCCAAAGAGTTCTGCCAAGCCAAAGACCAGGCCAGGCTGGATATGTGCACCCAGTTGGTGCAGTTTCTTCCCCCGGCAGGAGGGATGGCAGAGAGCGAGGAGCTGAAGGGAGTCGTGGCCAGTGTGTGGGAGGTGTTGAGGCCCATGATTCAGGCTAAGTTGACACCAGGACAGATCGGGCCCATTCTGGTGCTCAGTGCATGTCTGTTGGATTTGTATGGGTGGGAGCACGTGGGCCCTCCGAAGTTCTGCTGTTTGCTCGTGAACCGCGCCTGTGTAGAAGTCAGGATGGGATTGGAGGAGCCGCCCGGCAGCGACCTGaccacagagctgcagcacacactTACAG GCTGTTACCGCATCATGGAGGCTGCCATAGAGCAGGCCTGCAGTGCAGGAGTCCCGCAGGGCGCCGCAGCCGAACGCAGTGCCACCTCCGGGCTGACTCTGCAGCAGAGCAGGCAGGTCCTCAGGGTGCTGGAGGAGGCCTTCTCTGCTGTCATATACCACCTGCAGCAG GTGGATCCAAGTCGCTACGGTGACCCTTTCATTTACGCCACGTTCCGCTCCCTGTGCTCCTGGCTGGCTGAGGAGACTTCCTgtctgaaggaggaagtgacCGGCTTGTTGCCGTTCCTGATCGGCTACAGCAGGAGCCATCTGCAGGGTGAGAGCCCAGAGCAGGGCCTCTCCAGCTGGATGTCTGAGATGTCTGTCAGTGAGGAAGGCGGGGCTTGGACGAGCAAAACCCCTCTgag GTATCTGCTCCCAGCTCTGTGCCACCTCTCCGCAGAAGAAGGCCCCAGGAAGGTGCTCCTCACCCTGGACACCCCGGCCCTGCTGGTGGACTTCCTGTCCCAGTGCTGGAGCTCCCTGAAGGGGAAAGGCGGCGGGGTGGCCGCGGCCCGGGACCCCAGCATGGAGACGGCCTGCTCGGCCCTCCTCAACTTCACCGTCACAGAGCCGGAGAGAGTCAG GAAGGACCCATGTTTCAAAACCCTAGAGGTGCTTCTGAGTGAAGCACTTCCTGTTCTGGTGTATAAACCCCGCCTTGTGGTTCTCGCTGCCAATTACTGCACCCTGGGGCTGATGATGGGCCGACTCAAGCCGGCTCCTGCAG gcCCTGTGGATGCAAGCCAGAGGAGGTTCTTCTCTGCAGCTCTCCGGTTCCTCCGTGGTGCCCTGGACTCTGACGCaggctccggctccggctccaGCTCCGGCTCCGGCCCAGCTAGGGTGAGCCTCAGCTGGGAGGAGTGGTGGGACGAGGCTGCAGAGCTGTGGAGGCTGGGGCTGCAGGCTCTGGGGGGCTGTATCCGCGCCCAGCCCTGGATCACAGGCCTGATCATAGAGGAGGGCTggttgaaacacacactcaccatgcTGGGACTGTGTAGCGCACTGCCTGACCAGCACACACAGGAGGCGCTGGAGGAGGCTCTGTGTGCCATGGCGGACCAGTGCCCCCTCTGTAAACAGCAGATCGGAGACACCATGATGAGAAATGATAAAGCAGCTCTGAGCTGTATGGGGAACCTGAGAAAGTCGGTGGGAGTGAAGTGA